The Aestuariirhabdus haliotis genome window below encodes:
- a CDS encoding YbaB/EbfC family nucleoid-associated protein, producing MMKGGMGNLMKQAQKMQEQMQKAQEELANAEVTGESGAGLVKVLMTGRHDVKRVQLDDSLLQEDKEILEDLLAAAVNDAVRKVEKNTQEKMAGVTGGMNLPDGFKMPF from the coding sequence ATGATGAAAGGCGGAATGGGCAATCTGATGAAGCAAGCCCAGAAGATGCAAGAACAGATGCAGAAGGCACAGGAAGAGCTTGCTAATGCCGAGGTGACCGGGGAATCCGGCGCGGGTCTGGTGAAAGTGCTGATGACAGGACGTCATGATGTGAAGCGCGTCCAGCTTGATGACAGTCTTCTGCAGGAAGACAAAGAGATTCTCGAAGACCTGTTGGCAGCAGCAGTTAACGACGCTGTACGCAAGGTAGAAAAGAACACTCAGGAAAAGATGGCGGGGGTCACCGGAGGAATGAATCTTCCCGACGGCTTTAAGATGCCATTTTAA